Proteins from a genomic interval of Flammeovirgaceae bacterium SG7u.111:
- a CDS encoding ABC transporter permease: MLELLFKTSFRNLLKNKMLTTINVLGLSIGITCALIIYLIISHENNFDKYHSKIDNIYHLYTEMHFGENQSFNQGVPYPVHEAIEEELPEVKILGELLTAGGATVQLNKEKEAIELGKLAGVDTSYFKIFDWEWIAGNPELSLANKESVILTEKTALKFFGTLDVVGKDFQLNKEHSVTVTGLLKNPPAPSNFEFGAFVPIALIDGSSRENAHWSNVASSYQNYIVVAGEGEELQASVNELEQKIYDLYQSKKPNKDLSWEIKMQPLKAMHFNPVMYPNTGRSASLDVLWALFAIAVVLILSVCINYINLSTAFATLRSSEIGVRKVLGSSKRLLVFQFLSETFVLISLALVISFCLTELMLSNMHFFIDWGIDQNLFRNALKTDWLLYLFIPALILLLTLLSGIYPAILASSFNPIDAIKNKISAKGTRGFSMRRALVLLQFGLCQIFIFGTIVVMQQLEFARTNDLGFDRDHIVNVHLPWEEQDKRDVLQNEWGNISGISDISFSSQAPMMNGWSATTITLENDSTSEEKQTNLIEADPNYFGLYKFNFLAGKPYHESDSLEEIIVNQQFLSLMGLEDPYEAIGKQVFYDEDYPLTITGVVSDFHLNSFKEEIKPLMMGMDKNSLYVANIKVNPLTQKETLAALESKWKEVYPDQTFNYGFLEDDIYKMYKNEEQTYRLFNLFAGIAIFISCLGLYGLISFISLQRTKEIGIRKVLGASVKQIVYLFSKEFIILVLTALVLAGPAGYYIMTNWLEDYAYKIDLTWDIFAITLVVSMLIALATVSYQSIRSALQNPVDALHAD, from the coding sequence ATGCTGGAACTTCTGTTTAAAACCTCTTTCAGAAACTTGCTGAAAAACAAAATGCTCACCACTATCAATGTGTTGGGGCTTTCGATAGGCATCACCTGTGCACTGATCATCTACCTGATTATCAGTCATGAAAACAATTTTGATAAATACCATTCAAAAATTGATAACATTTACCATCTCTATACAGAGATGCATTTTGGAGAAAACCAGAGTTTTAACCAAGGAGTACCCTATCCAGTGCACGAGGCTATTGAGGAAGAGCTGCCAGAGGTAAAAATACTCGGGGAACTACTGACGGCAGGAGGCGCAACTGTTCAGCTTAACAAAGAAAAAGAAGCTATAGAACTAGGTAAATTAGCTGGGGTTGATACCAGTTATTTTAAAATATTTGATTGGGAATGGATAGCAGGAAATCCTGAATTATCGCTGGCTAATAAAGAATCGGTCATCCTTACGGAAAAGACAGCCTTGAAATTTTTCGGGACGTTGGATGTGGTAGGCAAAGATTTTCAATTAAATAAGGAGCATTCGGTAACGGTGACCGGATTACTTAAAAACCCACCTGCTCCCAGCAATTTTGAGTTTGGTGCTTTTGTGCCTATTGCACTGATTGATGGAAGTTCAAGAGAAAATGCACATTGGAGCAATGTAGCAAGTAGCTACCAGAATTATATAGTGGTAGCTGGTGAAGGTGAGGAGCTTCAGGCAAGTGTAAATGAACTGGAGCAGAAGATTTATGATTTGTACCAAAGTAAAAAGCCTAATAAAGACTTGAGTTGGGAGATAAAAATGCAGCCGCTGAAAGCAATGCATTTTAACCCAGTAATGTATCCCAATACGGGTCGAAGTGCAAGTTTAGATGTACTTTGGGCACTTTTTGCGATAGCCGTAGTGCTGATCCTTTCGGTATGTATCAATTATATCAATTTGTCAACTGCATTTGCCACGCTGCGTTCCTCGGAAATAGGAGTGAGAAAAGTGTTGGGCAGTAGCAAAAGGCTGCTCGTGTTCCAGTTCTTAAGCGAAACATTTGTACTGATTAGCTTAGCTTTGGTGATTTCTTTCTGCCTAACGGAGCTAATGCTCAGCAATATGCATTTCTTCATCGACTGGGGAATTGACCAGAACTTGTTCAGGAATGCTTTAAAAACAGATTGGCTACTTTATCTTTTTATCCCAGCCCTTATACTGCTATTGACGCTGCTTTCTGGTATTTATCCTGCAATTTTAGCTTCCTCATTTAACCCAATTGATGCAATTAAAAACAAAATTAGCGCAAAAGGAACGAGAGGTTTTTCTATGCGAAGAGCTCTGGTTTTGTTGCAATTTGGTCTTTGCCAAATATTCATTTTCGGAACCATTGTAGTAATGCAACAATTGGAATTTGCCCGCACAAACGACCTTGGTTTCGATCGTGATCATATTGTCAATGTTCATCTCCCATGGGAAGAACAAGACAAAAGAGACGTTTTGCAAAACGAATGGGGAAATATAAGTGGCATTTCTGATATTAGTTTTTCTTCCCAAGCTCCTATGATGAATGGCTGGAGCGCGACCACCATTACATTGGAAAACGATAGCACCAGTGAAGAAAAGCAAACAAACTTGATAGAAGCTGACCCAAACTATTTTGGTCTTTATAAATTTAATTTTCTGGCTGGCAAACCCTACCATGAAAGCGATTCGCTGGAAGAAATCATTGTCAACCAACAGTTTTTATCCTTGATGGGGCTTGAAGATCCTTATGAGGCAATAGGTAAACAGGTGTTTTATGATGAAGATTATCCTTTAACTATAACTGGAGTAGTTTCCGATTTCCACCTCAACTCTTTTAAAGAAGAGATAAAACCTTTGATGATGGGGATGGACAAGAATAGTTTGTATGTAGCCAATATCAAAGTCAACCCCCTAACGCAGAAAGAAACACTTGCCGCTTTGGAAAGCAAGTGGAAAGAGGTATATCCAGATCAAACCTTTAACTATGGCTTTCTGGAAGATGATATTTATAAAATGTACAAAAACGAAGAGCAGACTTACCGCTTGTTCAACCTATTTGCCGGCATAGCCATATTTATAAGTTGCTTGGGGCTGTACGGTCTTATTTCGTTTATTAGCTTGCAAAGAACAAAAGAAATTGGCATCAGAAAAGTACTGGGTGCTTCGGTGAAGCAAATCGTATATCTCTTTTCCAAAGAATTCATCATTCTTGTGCTTACGGCACTTGTACTAGCAGGGCCAGCGGGTTATTACATCATGACGAACTGGTTGGAAGATTATGCCTACAAAATTGATTTAACTTGGGACATATTTGCGATTACCTTGGTAGTATCTATGCTCATTGCATTAGCTACCGTAAGCTACCAGTCCATCAGGTCAGCATTGCAAAACCCTGTGGATGCACTCCACGCCGATTGA
- a CDS encoding SusD/RagB family nutrient-binding outer membrane lipoprotein, with translation MKKLKYILSVFLIVCIAPSCSNYVDGFLEDPNNASDGPLNGFVRTALAVSIIAHEGEDTRLGCIWAQQFTGEALQYNGYNIYNITAQDFDWDNKYYGTIQNAELAIEKAESVNNRLVIGIMQVVKAHTFGMLATGYGDIPFSEANKFLEFPDPVYEDQMSVYSGVKSLLDEAIANLESGIGITAGDFVFDGDAEKWIQVANTLKARMFLHTGEYASAISAAENGILDAEDSYNAVHAGGAYNGDMNIWYSFQVQDRPGDMTATDAYLPQLLDDNKAVYRGNAKTDETARFQFIFGDVPVDGSSYDINIDDGMFTPTSPYPLVTYEENLLIMAEAKLRTSDMAGALEDLNTLRGYLATKYSTTYDAYVLADFEDGGIANIAGKTAEESLLMEIIEERYVSLAAQMEVFNDLRRTKNMLGLTPTAGTQFPQRFLYPQDELNTNDNAPNPIPALFEPTDLFK, from the coding sequence ATGAAAAAACTTAAATATATTTTATCGGTTTTCCTGATCGTATGTATCGCACCATCCTGCTCCAATTATGTAGATGGGTTTTTAGAAGATCCAAACAATGCCTCAGATGGACCATTGAACGGATTTGTAAGAACAGCTCTTGCTGTATCTATTATCGCACACGAAGGAGAAGATACCCGCTTAGGCTGTATCTGGGCTCAGCAATTTACCGGAGAAGCGTTGCAATACAATGGATATAATATTTACAATATTACAGCGCAGGATTTTGACTGGGATAATAAGTACTATGGTACTATCCAAAACGCAGAGCTCGCTATAGAAAAAGCGGAGTCTGTAAATAACAGATTAGTGATAGGAATAATGCAGGTGGTAAAAGCACATACGTTCGGTATGCTGGCCACTGGCTATGGCGATATTCCTTTTTCAGAAGCTAATAAGTTTTTGGAATTCCCCGATCCTGTTTATGAGGATCAGATGTCTGTTTATTCAGGAGTGAAATCATTGCTAGACGAAGCTATTGCTAACCTAGAAAGTGGTATAGGAATCACTGCTGGCGATTTTGTTTTCGATGGAGATGCGGAGAAATGGATACAAGTAGCCAATACTCTGAAAGCTAGGATGTTTTTGCACACTGGAGAATATGCAAGTGCCATCAGTGCTGCAGAAAACGGTATCCTTGACGCAGAAGATAGCTATAATGCGGTCCATGCCGGAGGTGCTTATAATGGGGACATGAATATTTGGTATTCATTTCAAGTGCAAGATAGACCTGGAGATATGACGGCTACCGATGCGTATCTTCCTCAGCTTCTTGACGACAATAAGGCAGTTTATAGGGGAAATGCTAAAACCGACGAAACGGCTAGGTTCCAGTTTATTTTCGGAGATGTACCTGTCGATGGAAGTAGCTACGATATAAACATTGACGACGGCATGTTTACCCCTACATCGCCTTATCCACTGGTAACCTATGAAGAAAACCTATTGATAATGGCAGAGGCTAAACTTAGAACCTCCGATATGGCTGGGGCGCTGGAAGATTTGAATACGCTAAGAGGGTATTTGGCAACCAAGTATAGCACTACTTACGACGCCTATGTGTTGGCAGACTTTGAGGATGGTGGCATTGCCAACATAGCTGGAAAAACAGCAGAAGAATCTTTGCTAATGGAAATTATAGAAGAGCGCTACGTGAGCTTGGCGGCTCAAATGGAAGTGTTTAACGATTTGAGAAGGACGAAGAATATGTTAGGTCTTACGCCTACAGCAGGAACTCAGTTTCCACAGCGATTCCTCTATCCACAGGATGAGTTAAATACTAACGACAATGCGCCAAATCCAATCCCAGCTCTATTTGAGCCAACAGATTTGTTCAAGTAA
- a CDS encoding aspartate aminotransferase family protein gives MDNAKDIFFQHLAQTSEMPVGLEIERTEGIYLYDKSGRAYMDLISGIGVSHLGHGNPKVKKAIHDQVEKHTFVMVYGEYLQAPQLALVQKLAEVLPKQLETTYIVNSGTEANEAALKLAKRATGRTELISCYRSYHGNTHGSLSVSGNEVKKQAFRPLLPDVKFIHFNVEEDLTQITTKTAAVIIEPVQGDAGVRIPDKSYLKALRKRCDETGTLLIFDEIQTGFGRTGSLFAFEQFDVVPDILTMGKALGGGMPIGAFSASHELMKSFTNNPPLGHITTFGGHPVCCAAAHAALEVLLEENILDHVHQKGQLFRELLQHPLVKEIRSIGLMFAIELDSFEVVNKVVEKCIERGVIGYWFLSTKNSFRIAPPLIIIEEEIRKAAAIIRECMDECL, from the coding sequence ATGGACAATGCGAAAGACATCTTCTTCCAACACCTCGCGCAGACTAGCGAGATGCCTGTTGGCTTAGAAATAGAGCGGACAGAGGGCATTTACCTCTACGACAAATCGGGCAGGGCGTATATGGACCTGATCTCGGGGATAGGCGTGAGCCATTTGGGGCATGGCAACCCGAAAGTAAAAAAAGCGATCCACGATCAGGTGGAGAAACATACGTTTGTGATGGTGTATGGGGAATACCTACAAGCGCCACAGCTTGCCCTCGTCCAAAAGCTAGCCGAAGTGCTGCCCAAACAATTGGAAACTACCTACATTGTCAATTCGGGTACGGAAGCCAATGAAGCTGCGCTCAAGCTTGCCAAACGGGCAACTGGGCGCACCGAGCTTATTTCTTGCTACCGTTCTTACCACGGCAATACTCATGGCTCGCTCAGCGTTTCGGGCAATGAGGTCAAAAAACAAGCTTTTCGTCCCTTGTTACCCGATGTAAAGTTTATCCATTTTAATGTAGAAGAAGATTTAACCCAAATCACTACCAAAACCGCAGCCGTCATCATCGAGCCTGTGCAAGGTGATGCTGGGGTGCGAATCCCCGATAAAAGTTACCTAAAAGCGCTCCGCAAACGCTGCGATGAAACGGGTACGCTGCTCATTTTCGATGAAATCCAAACGGGTTTCGGTCGGACGGGTAGCCTCTTCGCCTTTGAGCAATTTGATGTCGTTCCCGATATCCTCACCATGGGCAAGGCGCTTGGCGGAGGAATGCCGATCGGCGCTTTTTCCGCTTCCCATGAGCTGATGAAATCCTTTACTAATAACCCTCCGCTTGGACATATCACTACGTTTGGTGGGCATCCAGTATGCTGTGCGGCGGCACATGCCGCTTTGGAAGTGCTCTTGGAAGAAAATATTCTCGATCACGTCCATCAGAAGGGGCAGCTCTTCCGAGAATTGTTACAGCATCCATTGGTGAAGGAAATCCGCTCCATCGGTTTGATGTTCGCCATTGAGCTAGACTCGTTCGAGGTTGTGAACAAGGTGGTTGAAAAATGCATTGAGCGAGGCGTGATCGGCTATTGGTTTCTTTCCACCAAAAACAGCTTCCGAATTGCCCCGCCGCTGATCATTATAGAAGAGGAAATCCGCAAAGCTGCTGCCATTATTAGGGAGTGCATGGATGAGTGTTTGTAA
- a CDS encoding SusC/RagA family TonB-linked outer membrane protein: MKQVLLCCLLMLCGMSTVFAQGRSVSGQVISGDDNTPLPGVNVIIKGTSNGTVTDIDGKFRLQVPSDNSILVFSYIGFQQTEITVGASSTIDVSMKIDNEVLQEVVVNALGFEVEKSKSGSSFSQVDGGKLINSGEPNLLNSIAGKASGVNIVQNSGDPGAGSRIVVRGATSITGNIQPLIVIDGIPVNNETHFGEGWGGANSNSGSVGSGGGVTQQSRLNDINPNDIESMEILKGASAAALWGARAANGVIVITTKKGKSNGGKPFSIQLNSSVSLDQINKKIPLNETYGQGYSMMFNESSGYFQRFSWGDRIADRPGGEDERITDPNADGYIGYFESANGNRIYRVPDGTATDLNGGKNSRYTGDPQDYLFKTGVAFNNSISLSSGDDRGNIYFSLSNINQNGIIKENSTYERTTARINATRYIGKSVTVSASAAYSNTMSDRIQMGSNLSGLFLGGLRTPSDFDPSDYIGTYTDADGNQFPNAQRHFRNPWGSKFVTGANGELYSSAIYDNPLWMMNNITSTASVDRFIGKLELGVNPFEWLDLTARWGIDTYTDGREDYFPAISAGENSGGRYTKETINERQMNLDLIANMQHRFSDNFEITGLIGTSLNQRVFDDHGLTILSFTNPDSPPVLNNASSGNYQGLSRFEEIRSQSVYGSATVGLLSQVYITGSLRADAFSTLPEQDNVFLFGAVDVAWQFHELIPQNNILTFGKVRGSYGQVGRSPDPYITTTDIIIPDPAFRGYGEGWGGAIDPASYGGGVARSNVAGNPTIEPEIKTETEVGLDLQFFKNKFSLTANAYTNKVDNAIIQVDQPPATGFVSQVANAATIENKGVELEASLQLIDKGDFNWTAYANWTKNRNEVTDMAGVESISLGGFSGTSSRAVLNQQLGVLWGATFERDDNGAYVLDEQGFPTQSNTPGVIGDPNPDWRGGLGTRVGWKNFSLNVLFETSQGGDMWNGTLGALTWFGRAGFTTNTVTLSEAEANNLEVYGGSTVADYYPHVQNGDGSYTVRGEVKDFGGGDVLLDENWYVDGLGSSFTGPDESSVEDASWTRLRELTLAYTFNSAAFRSKTKLQNVTLSFTGRNLALWTDYSGVDPDTNLTGGGRNAIGLDYFNNPATRSFIFKLSATY, from the coding sequence ATGAAGCAAGTTTTACTATGTTGCCTGCTCATGCTATGCGGTATGAGTACGGTCTTTGCTCAGGGTAGATCAGTATCCGGGCAAGTAATTTCTGGGGACGATAACACACCGCTGCCAGGTGTAAATGTTATCATTAAAGGCACAAGTAATGGTACTGTAACCGATATTGATGGTAAATTCCGCCTTCAAGTACCTTCCGATAATTCCATACTCGTTTTCTCTTATATTGGTTTTCAACAAACAGAAATAACCGTAGGAGCAAGTAGTACTATCGATGTTTCTATGAAGATAGATAATGAAGTACTGCAAGAGGTAGTGGTAAACGCATTAGGTTTTGAGGTAGAAAAAAGCAAATCGGGTAGTTCCTTCTCTCAAGTGGACGGAGGAAAGTTAATAAACTCAGGTGAGCCTAATTTGCTCAACAGTATTGCTGGTAAAGCATCTGGCGTTAACATAGTTCAGAATAGTGGCGACCCTGGTGCTGGTTCTAGAATTGTAGTAAGGGGAGCGACTTCTATTACGGGAAATATTCAACCTCTTATTGTAATCGACGGTATCCCGGTCAACAACGAGACCCACTTTGGCGAAGGCTGGGGTGGTGCCAATTCCAATAGTGGTTCTGTTGGTAGTGGTGGTGGAGTTACGCAGCAGTCAAGGCTGAACGATATCAACCCCAACGATATAGAGTCGATGGAGATTTTGAAAGGTGCATCAGCAGCTGCCCTTTGGGGTGCGAGGGCTGCCAATGGCGTAATTGTCATTACTACCAAAAAGGGTAAATCTAATGGAGGTAAGCCATTCTCTATTCAATTGAATTCTTCTGTTTCTTTAGATCAGATTAACAAGAAAATCCCATTGAACGAGACCTATGGCCAAGGGTATAGTATGATGTTTAATGAGTCTTCTGGCTATTTTCAACGCTTCTCTTGGGGAGATAGAATAGCCGATAGGCCAGGTGGGGAAGATGAGCGTATAACAGATCCAAATGCAGATGGATACATAGGATATTTTGAATCTGCGAACGGTAACAGGATTTACAGAGTTCCTGATGGAACTGCAACTGATTTGAATGGAGGTAAAAACTCACGTTATACAGGCGATCCTCAAGATTACTTGTTTAAAACAGGAGTAGCATTCAACAACTCTATTTCGTTAAGCTCTGGAGATGATAGGGGCAATATATATTTCAGTTTGTCTAATATAAATCAGAATGGAATAATAAAGGAAAACAGTACCTATGAAAGGACTACCGCTAGGATAAATGCTACTCGGTATATTGGAAAAAGTGTTACGGTTTCAGCCAGTGCGGCTTATTCCAATACCATGTCGGATAGGATTCAGATGGGTTCCAACTTAAGTGGATTATTTTTAGGTGGGTTAAGAACACCCTCAGATTTTGACCCTAGTGATTATATAGGCACCTATACCGATGCCGATGGTAACCAATTCCCAAATGCACAAAGGCATTTTAGAAACCCATGGGGCTCTAAGTTTGTGACAGGAGCCAATGGGGAACTGTATTCGTCTGCCATTTACGATAACCCGCTTTGGATGATGAACAACATCACGAGTACGGCTTCTGTGGATAGGTTCATAGGAAAGCTTGAATTAGGGGTTAATCCTTTCGAATGGTTGGATTTGACCGCAAGGTGGGGGATTGATACCTATACAGATGGTCGTGAAGATTATTTCCCAGCCATATCAGCGGGGGAAAATTCGGGCGGTCGCTATACCAAAGAAACCATTAATGAGCGTCAGATGAACTTAGATTTGATCGCAAATATGCAACATCGTTTCTCAGATAATTTTGAAATAACTGGGTTGATTGGTACCTCGTTGAACCAACGGGTTTTCGATGACCATGGATTAACCATTCTTTCATTTACCAATCCAGATTCTCCTCCAGTATTGAACAATGCTTCTTCTGGCAATTACCAAGGCCTGAGCCGTTTTGAAGAAATTCGTTCTCAAAGTGTGTATGGTTCAGCTACCGTTGGCTTACTCAGTCAAGTGTATATAACTGGTAGTTTGCGTGCGGATGCTTTCTCTACATTGCCAGAGCAGGATAATGTATTTCTCTTTGGCGCAGTAGATGTGGCATGGCAGTTCCATGAGCTAATACCACAAAACAACATACTTACCTTTGGTAAAGTACGAGGCAGTTATGGTCAAGTGGGAAGGTCTCCTGATCCATACATAACCACTACTGATATCATCATTCCTGACCCCGCTTTTAGAGGTTATGGAGAGGGATGGGGAGGAGCTATTGACCCTGCTTCGTATGGTGGAGGTGTAGCAAGGAGCAATGTTGCTGGAAATCCGACTATAGAACCTGAAATAAAGACAGAAACAGAAGTTGGCTTAGATTTACAATTCTTCAAAAACAAGTTCTCCTTAACTGCCAATGCGTATACCAATAAGGTAGACAACGCCATCATCCAAGTAGACCAACCACCAGCTACGGGCTTTGTTTCTCAAGTAGCCAATGCTGCTACTATTGAAAACAAAGGAGTTGAGCTGGAGGCATCATTGCAGCTTATAGACAAAGGAGACTTTAACTGGACAGCCTATGCTAACTGGACTAAAAACCGCAACGAAGTCACAGATATGGCAGGTGTGGAAAGTATCTCATTAGGTGGTTTTTCTGGTACAAGTTCAAGAGCTGTGCTTAATCAACAATTGGGCGTGCTCTGGGGAGCAACCTTTGAAAGGGATGATAATGGCGCATATGTGTTGGACGAGCAAGGTTTCCCTACCCAGTCCAATACTCCGGGAGTAATTGGTGATCCCAACCCAGATTGGAGAGGAGGCTTAGGTACAAGAGTTGGTTGGAAAAACTTCTCATTAAATGTCTTGTTCGAAACCAGCCAAGGTGGTGATATGTGGAATGGTACATTAGGTGCTCTTACTTGGTTTGGTAGAGCAGGCTTCACTACCAATACAGTAACGCTCTCAGAAGCGGAAGCTAATAACCTAGAGGTGTATGGTGGGTCAACCGTAGCTGATTATTACCCACACGTACAAAATGGCGATGGCTCCTATACCGTAAGGGGAGAGGTGAAAGATTTTGGAGGAGGAGATGTGCTCTTAGATGAGAATTGGTATGTAGATGGATTAGGTTCATCTTTCACAGGGCCAGATGAAAGCAGTGTGGAAGATGCTTCATGGACACGTTTGAGGGAGCTTACACTTGCCTACACGTTCAATTCGGCCGCTTTCAGAAGCAAGACCAAACTTCAGAACGTAACCCTTTCATTTACAGGTAGAAACCTTGCTTTATGGACAGATTATTCTGGTGTAGACCCTGATACCAACTTGACTGGTGGTGGTAGAAATGCAATAGGGCTGGATTATTTCAACAACCCAGCAACCCGTTCATTCATCTTTAAACTTTCAGCAACTTATTAA
- a CDS encoding S41 family peptidase, protein MIINLKKKLLLVALFAPIMLLSSCSEEEALAPTTTTGSTIETDSTTTNEYAYVNNWILANMDYYYYWTEEIPEETDLTLEPSAYFESLLNTYDESTNPQGDRFSFISEDADELTSSLSGETTSTGMEYRLFYVSSTGNEVLAQIIYTIPGSPAADAGLQRGDMFTKVNGTTITDENYVDLLFYTTDMAITLVEQENTGLVETGEVVDLSATVLQEDPIFLDTVYQVDGMTVGYLVYNQFIPAPNNSTGTEYDDKLNEIFTEFKTQGVNELIVDLRYNPGGYVTSAVTLASLIGTGVSSNLLFFKEEYNDALQEEIENYYGVSYFNQYFSDLSGNIGGQISSVYFIVTGSSASSSELVINGLKPYMNVYLVGETTYGKNVGSITITDDDNSENNWALQPIVMKAYNSIGNSDYTAGFDPDIAVSENSELVPFGDTNDPMLGAALAAISGSVRFAAPSEQDAPKVIGSSISKKKVTLKKISSEVLIEGM, encoded by the coding sequence ATGATCATCAATTTAAAAAAGAAACTATTATTGGTAGCACTATTTGCCCCAATCATGCTTTTATCGTCTTGTTCTGAGGAAGAGGCACTTGCACCAACAACCACAACTGGCTCAACTATTGAAACAGATTCGACCACAACCAATGAATACGCCTATGTGAATAATTGGATTTTGGCGAATATGGATTATTACTATTACTGGACCGAGGAAATTCCCGAAGAAACCGACCTAACACTCGAACCGAGTGCCTACTTCGAATCACTTTTGAATACTTACGACGAATCTACCAATCCTCAAGGAGACCGGTTTTCTTTCATCAGCGAAGATGCGGATGAGCTGACTTCTTCCCTTTCTGGTGAAACTACATCTACTGGGATGGAATATAGGCTATTCTATGTTTCCAGCACTGGAAATGAAGTGCTCGCCCAAATTATTTACACCATTCCGGGCTCGCCGGCAGCTGATGCTGGCTTGCAACGGGGGGATATGTTTACCAAGGTAAACGGGACTACTATTACCGATGAAAACTATGTCGACCTCTTGTTTTATACCACCGACATGGCTATTACTTTGGTGGAACAAGAAAATACAGGCTTAGTAGAAACAGGCGAGGTGGTTGACTTGAGCGCAACGGTGCTTCAGGAAGATCCTATTTTCCTAGATACGGTTTACCAAGTTGACGGGATGACCGTTGGCTACCTTGTGTATAACCAGTTCATTCCTGCTCCAAACAACTCCACAGGAACTGAATATGACGACAAATTGAACGAAATATTCACCGAATTCAAAACGCAAGGAGTTAACGAACTTATTGTGGATTTGCGCTATAACCCAGGAGGATACGTGACCTCAGCTGTTACCTTGGCAAGTTTGATAGGCACTGGCGTGAGCTCCAATTTATTGTTTTTCAAGGAAGAATATAATGATGCTTTGCAGGAAGAAATAGAAAATTACTATGGAGTGTCTTATTTCAATCAATATTTTAGCGATTTGAGCGGAAATATTGGGGGACAGATCAGTAGTGTTTATTTCATTGTGACAGGTAGCTCTGCTTCATCTAGTGAATTGGTAATCAATGGCTTGAAGCCTTATATGAATGTCTACCTAGTGGGAGAAACTACTTATGGAAAAAATGTGGGTTCTATCACTATCACCGATGATGACAACAGCGAAAACAACTGGGCTTTGCAACCAATTGTGATGAAAGCTTATAACAGCATTGGTAATTCGGATTACACAGCAGGATTCGATCCTGACATTGCCGTATCCGAAAACTCAGAACTTGTTCCTTTTGGCGATACAAATGACCCTATGTTGGGTGCAGCATTAGCCGCCATAAGCGGTTCGGTTCGGTTTGCTGCCCCTTCGGAGCAAGATGCGCCCAAGGTAATAGGTTCTTCTATTTCCAAAAAGAAAGTTACGCTTAAGAAAATTTCTTCTGAGGTACTGATAGAAGGGATGTAA
- a CDS encoding Lipl32 family lipoprotein — protein MKNFLNSTLLMALFLGFISSAQAQKLGSFGSSVTKKVGPKTIAVPYTDVVTYLGHAAPGNEDEVKDGKKFYYIYVWVPAVAPELGIRMMSPVGKTKIKNPIESEGYLANKDSKDYFDTYITLERSTIVSKDGITEEGVANATWYTLARNDDSSEMPKNPGGSSYNSLLRYESEVSDPTKALTVGLYRIGFTTYKKGEVNGTFLAEVAAPIKLPGVGVAKTLDELLKQIK, from the coding sequence ATGAAAAATTTTTTGAATTCAACATTATTAATGGCATTGTTCCTAGGCTTTATCAGTTCTGCACAAGCTCAAAAGTTAGGTAGCTTTGGTAGCTCTGTCACCAAAAAAGTAGGACCAAAAACTATCGCAGTTCCTTACACTGATGTAGTTACTTATTTGGGACATGCTGCTCCAGGTAACGAAGACGAGGTAAAAGACGGAAAGAAATTTTATTACATTTATGTATGGGTACCTGCAGTAGCTCCTGAGCTAGGTATCAGAATGATGTCTCCAGTTGGTAAAACAAAAATCAAAAACCCTATTGAGTCTGAAGGCTATTTGGCTAACAAAGATTCAAAAGATTATTTTGATACATATATCACCCTAGAGCGTTCTACCATTGTTTCAAAAGATGGTATTACTGAAGAAGGTGTGGCTAACGCTACATGGTATACACTTGCTAGAAATGACGACAGCAGTGAAATGCCTAAAAACCCAGGTGGAAGCAGCTACAACTCTTTGCTTAGATACGAAAGTGAAGTTAGTGATCCTACTAAGGCATTAACTGTTGGCCTGTACCGTATAGGTTTTACTACTTACAAAAAAGGTGAAGTAAACGGAACCTTTTTAGCTGAAGTAGCTGCCCCTATCAAACTTCCAGGTGTAGGTGTTGCCAAAACCCTTGACGAGTTGTTGAAACAAATCAAGTAA